Below is a window of Rhodopseudomonas sp. P2A-2r DNA.
AGCACGATGGCCGTGCGGGAAAAGCTGTCGATGTCGTAGGCGATCACGCGCGCGGCGCCGGCCTTCATGGCGGCGATGGCGACCAGCCCCGACCCGGATGCAAGGTCGATCACGGTCCGGCCGGCGACGCTGGCCGGATGATCGATGACATAACGTGCCAGCGCCTGGCCGCCGGCCCAGGCGAAGGCCCAGAAAGGCGGGGGTAGTCCGATTTCGCTGAGCTCGTCCTCGGTCTTGCTCCACAGCGGCACGGCTTCGGCTGCGACGTGCAGCTTTATCTCCGGCACCATCGGCACCGGCAGCAGCAAGGTATTGGCGAGGACGAAGACGGCCGGATCGCCGACCGCCGGAAGGTTGGTGGCG
It encodes the following:
- a CDS encoding class I SAM-dependent methyltransferase, which translates into the protein MSAGDATNLPAVGDPAVFVLANTLLLPVPMVPEIKLHVAAEAVPLWSKTEDELSEIGLPPPFWAFAWAGGQALARYVIDHPASVAGRTVIDLASGSGLVAIAAMKAGAARVIAYDIDSFSRTAIVLNARANKVMVDVSGDDLLAAAEAPLAETILAGDIFYERDTAERAFAFLAAKAAEGALVLIGDPGRSYLPRDKLRKIAEYQVPVTRDLEDADIKNTAVWTLLSACDAAT